The following nucleotide sequence is from Psychroflexus torquis ATCC 700755.
CCTCTTTCTCCTTTGGGGACAGTTTTTCCAGTGACGTCTTTGAAGCTTACAGAGCCAACTCCTGAAGCTATACTAAATAGAAGTAATAAGAAGACAATAGCATAACTTACGAAGGTCTGGTTATCGATAAAGGCAAGTAAGATTGCTGAAACAAGTAAACATAAGCCTTGAGTAAATCCAGCAGCAACCCAATACGGTTTTCGTTTTTGTTTTTCTCTTATCTTTCCGCTCACAAAAAGCTGTGGCAAAAGAGATCCTATGTCTTTTATAGGGACCAACATACCGATAAGAAAAAGTGGTGCTCCAAGAAAACTCAATATCCAAGGTAGAGTAAGCCCTGGGCTTATTAATTTTTCTGCAAATTTAGTAAGGCTACCATTAAAAATATTTAATATGAAGTTTTTTGGAAGATGTGTGCATTGGTCGTCCGGAATGGATTCGCAAATTCTAGCATCGGTATCCTCAGTCAAAAATTCATAAAAATCTTCGGTCTTGGCCATTATTTTTGATTGCCCTTACTCAATTTCTGAACTTTATTTTTTTCGTCTTGAAGTTCTCTTCCCAATTTCTGTTGCTTTTCTAAAGAGATGCGTTTATAACTTTCATGGTCTGCATCTAGATTTTTTAAATTCTGCTTAGCTTCTTTGGTAAGAAGATTACTCCTGTTGTATTTAAAAATAAATAAGAATAACAAAATAATGAGAACAGCCATGATAGACCACGTTATCGTTTTATAATTTGATTTTGTTAAAGGCATCTCTAAAAATACAATTTCATCTTTTTCGTTTTGAAGACCAGACAATTCTTTATTCAGGCCAGATACTTCTGTGATTAAACTTTGAATTTGTTTGTCTTGAGATTGAATACTGTCTTTTAGACTAGAGATATCTGTTTTCAATAAATCAAAAGCAGTAAAAACTTTCTTAATTGCAGCATTGATTTCAACTTTTTCTACAACCTTGTATTGCTGGTAATTATTAGACTTATCTACTAAAGTTTCAAGATTTTTTATTGCTGAAGGCTGCTGGTCTTGTTCTTTATTCTCTTTGTTTTGAGAAAAAGATAGGCTTGTGCAAAAAAAAGCAATAGCTAAAAGGTATAAGGGTTTCATACTAATTTAATTTTGAAGCAAAAGTATTTAAAATGCATCTAATAAAATCAATATCAAAAATAAAAATCCTTGAAGTTCAAGGATTTTTATGGGAAACTAATAATAGGTGAATCGCCTGACTTCAGAAATGTATTTTGCCAATCGTATGACTTGATGGCTATATCCAAATTCATTGTCATACCAAATATAAAGAACTACAGAATTGGTGTTCTCATCTACAATGCTCGCATGACTATCGAAGATAGCTGGGGCAGAAACTCCAATAATGTCCGAAGAGACGAGTTCATTATCTATAGAATATTTGATTTGTTCTACGAGTTCACCATTAAGAGCGTATTCCTTTATTTTAGAATTTAGCTCCTCTTTAGTGACTTTGTTCTTTAAATTTAAATTCAATATAGCTAAAGAACCGTTGGGCACTGGAACTCGTATTGCATTAGAGGTTAGTTTACCCTCCAATTGAGGAAGGGCTTTAGCAACTGCTTTTCCCGCTCCAGTTTCTGTGATTACCATGTTAAGAGCTGCTGCTCGGCCCCTTCTGTACTTGCTGTGCATGTTATCCACCAAGTTTTGATCATTGGTGTAAGCATGAATAGTTTCTAGATGACCATGTTCCAAACCAAAACTATCTTCTATGGCTTTCAAGATGGGAGTAATGGCATTTGTAGTACAAGAGGCCGCAGAATAGATAGAATGTTCTTTGGGGTCATACTCCTTATGGTTGACGCCATGAACGATATTAGGAATTCCTTTGGCTGGAGCGGTTAATAAAACTTTTGAAACTCCTTTAGAAGTCAAATGCCTTTCTAAAGCGTCCTTATCTCGAAAAGCACCAGTGTTGTCAATGACTAAAGCGTCTTGAATACCATAGGCTGTATAGTCTATATCTTCTGGTTGCTGAGCAGAAATTATTTTTACCGTAGTATCATTAATTATAAGGGAAGAATTTTCTAGGTCTACACGGACAGTTCCATTAAAATCGGCGTGAACAGAGTCGTTTCTTAATAATGAAGCTCTTTTCTCTAAAACGTCCTGAGTGATTTCTCCTCGGGTAACGATAGCTCTTAGCCTTAATTGATTTCCTTTACCAGTTTTGGCCATCAGTTCACGAGCTACCAGACGTCCTATTCTTCCGAAACCGTAAAGCACAACATCTTTGGGTGTGATCGCATTAAAATTTTGAGAGTTTTTCAGTTTATTGGAAAGAAAACTCATCACATCCTGATCTTCGTTTTCATTTTGAAGATATTCAAAAGTCAGTTTTCCAATGTCTAATTTGGAGGGGGGGAGATGAAGGTTTTTTATCCCCTCTGTGATTTCTGTAGAATCGAAAATAGAAATAGGCTTATTGACAAATGCACCAGCGTATTCGTGGAGCTTTAAAATTTCTCCAACATTTTTATTGATAAGAGAATTTTTAAATAAAACGAGTTCGATGGACTTTTCATACCATAAGTCGTTAACAATACTAATAAACTTTACAGAAGCGCGTCTTCGGTCTGCTTGAAAAGAAAGTTCCTTTTCGTATACTTGTGATGGAGTCATTGGAAGAATTGATTTTTAAAGTTTCGACAAAAGTATAGATTTCAATCGTTTTCGTTAACTGTTTTTAAGAAAAAAAAGCACATTTTTTAAAGTTTTTTGTCAAACTTTATTCTCTTTAAAATTTGAGTAAAAAACTTAACTTAAAGTTTGAATTATACGTATTGAAAATCAGAAAATTCAAAATACTTTTGCAAGATTTAAAATTGAACTTAATTCGTTACTAATGACTGAATTGATAGCCTTTGGGATTCTCTCGTTCACTACTTTTTTTACCATCATAAACCCTTTGGGTGTGATGCCCATATTTATGACGATGACTTCTGAATTGGATAAAGAAAGTCGAAAAGCTACAGCCAAAAAAGCAATATTAGCCTCTTTTGTTACCGTTATTATATTTGCATTTACGGGTCAGATCCTTTTTAAATTTTTCGGAATATCGGTGAACAGTTTTAGAGTAGTAGGAGGGATTATTTTTCTCTTGATGGGGATGGATATGTTGCAGGCTAGACTTGGTAAAGTGAAAGTTCAAGAGTCGGAGATTAAAACCTATGTTAACGATATTTCTATTACTCCCTTGGCTATCCCAATGATATGCGGTCCGGGAGCTATTACCAATGCCATTGTGATGATGGAGGATGCTAAAACGGTAGAAATGCAAGCAGTGTTAATTGGAGCTATTATTGTAGTTCTTGGTATTACGCTAGCTATCCTCTTGAGTGCGGGCAAAATTATAAAACTATTAGGGCAAACAGGAAATAATGTACTGATGCGTTTAATGGGCCTTATCGTTATGGTGATCGCTATAGAATTCTTTTTGAGCGGGTTTAAACCTATCTTTCAGGAAATTATTTCTGGACAATGAGCTAATAAGCGATTTTTACTAAAATACCATTTGCATCTGTATGGTTTTCATCTTCAATAAACCTTAGGTTGTTTGTTTCACTTTTTGAATTTGAGAGGCAAAGAACCATGGCATCGAGTATATCGTCTGGTTTTACTTTCGATTTTGGATACGTAGATGTGATAGAGTGATAGAGCTCTTCGAGTTCAGGAGCCAAGCTTATCAGAAGTTGAAAACGCTCTTGAAATCCTTCTTTAGTAGACTTTTTGGAGCTGATCACCTTAGATCCGTTTAAGTATTTGAAATCAATTTCAGGATGGCTTTCATAAATTTCTAAGGCGTTTGATTTCTCCTTAAAAAATTGATCGATTTCTTTTATTTTTTTGGAAATATTATGGCTTTGAATAGAGATGCTCTTTCCTAAAACCCTTTTGTTGATTTCACGAGCCTCGTCATAATTTTTGGCATAAACAGCTTCTCGGCAGGCCGGTGTAAAAATCGTAGACGCTCTTTTTTCCAATTGCTTTCGCATAGAACTTTCCACCGTTCTACAGAAATTTTCAGAA
It contains:
- a CDS encoding MarC family protein, which translates into the protein MTELIAFGILSFTTFFTIINPLGVMPIFMTMTSELDKESRKATAKKAILASFVTVIIFAFTGQILFKFFGISVNSFRVVGGIIFLLMGMDMLQARLGKVKVQESEIKTYVNDISITPLAIPMICGPGAITNAIVMMEDAKTVEMQAVLIGAIIVVLGITLAILLSAGKIIKLLGQTGNNVLMRLMGLIVMVIAIEFFLSGFKPIFQEIISGQ
- a CDS encoding DUF429 domain-containing protein: MKIAGIDSCPLGWIVILQDQNKFSSLAVTQFSELIALHSDLKRVFIDIPIGLSSENFCRTVESSMRKQLEKRASTIFTPACREAVYAKNYDEAREINKRVLGKSISIQSHNISKKIKEIDQFFKEKSNALEIYESHPEIDFKYLNGSKVISSKKSTKEGFQERFQLLISLAPELEELYHSITSTYPKSKVKPDDILDAMVLCLSNSKSETNNLRFIEDENHTDANGILVKIAY
- a CDS encoding glyceraldehyde-3-phosphate dehydrogenase, whose translation is MTPSQVYEKELSFQADRRRASVKFISIVNDLWYEKSIELVLFKNSLINKNVGEILKLHEYAGAFVNKPISIFDSTEITEGIKNLHLPPSKLDIGKLTFEYLQNENEDQDVMSFLSNKLKNSQNFNAITPKDVVLYGFGRIGRLVARELMAKTGKGNQLRLRAIVTRGEITQDVLEKRASLLRNDSVHADFNGTVRVDLENSSLIINDTTVKIISAQQPEDIDYTAYGIQDALVIDNTGAFRDKDALERHLTSKGVSKVLLTAPAKGIPNIVHGVNHKEYDPKEHSIYSAASCTTNAITPILKAIEDSFGLEHGHLETIHAYTNDQNLVDNMHSKYRRGRAAALNMVITETGAGKAVAKALPQLEGKLTSNAIRVPVPNGSLAILNLNLKNKVTKEELNSKIKEYALNGELVEQIKYSIDNELVSSDIIGVSAPAIFDSHASIVDENTNSVVLYIWYDNEFGYSHQVIRLAKYISEVRRFTYY